Proteins encoded in a region of the Bombiscardovia apis genome:
- the hpt gene encoding hypoxanthine phosphoribosyltransferase: MRIADIESHIDHELVSKTQIAELISKVAAQVSRDYEGKDLLLLAVLKGAVNTLAALSQEISIPAQIDFMSLSSYGSGTQSSGTITVRKDLDCSVRGRHILIVEDIIDSGQTLRWLIDELKGRGAASVEVFALLDKVSRHEVQVDVKYPGYVIPDEFVVGFGLDYDEQYRNLDSIAVLKPQEYEHEDQGEQS, from the coding sequence ATGCGCATCGCCGATATTGAATCACATATTGACCACGAATTAGTGTCCAAAACGCAAATTGCTGAGCTTATTAGCAAGGTTGCTGCTCAGGTGAGCCGAGATTACGAAGGTAAGGATCTGCTTTTGCTAGCAGTCTTGAAAGGGGCTGTCAATACGCTGGCTGCCTTGTCTCAGGAAATTTCTATTCCTGCCCAGATTGATTTCATGAGTTTATCGAGCTATGGATCGGGCACTCAATCGTCTGGCACCATTACCGTACGTAAGGATTTGGATTGCAGCGTTCGCGGCAGGCACATTCTTATCGTTGAAGATATTATTGACTCAGGCCAAACACTGCGGTGGTTGATCGACGAGCTTAAGGGGAGGGGGGCGGCCTCTGTGGAGGTATTCGCCTTACTCGACAAAGTGTCTAGGCATGAAGTTCAGGTAGATGTAAAGTACCCAGGATATGTCATTCCTGATGAGTTTGTAGTCGGATTTGGCCTTGACTACGATGAGCAATACCGGAATTTGGACTCTATCGCTGTTTTGAAGCCGCAGGAATACGAGCATGAGGATCAAGGAGAGCAGTCATGA
- the tilS gene encoding tRNA lysidine(34) synthetase TilS — translation MVYSAVLKKGIGAVRTALTQANLGLQDPQFREHGAHTPQPDAPLVLVACSGGRDSIALAALASIVCPTLGLRCGALVVDHGLLENSERITAQALESCSQLGLAPLASQRIAVTRTRAGLEADARQARYKVFIEQAQELKASAVLLAHTADDQAEGVLIGLIRSSGLGAVAGMESQVEREGVCFLRPILDVSRSETTQICQQLNLCWWDDPTNGDDIASGQELPSSYPLRSRVRHDLLPALSEFADKDMTAQLAQTAQLTRGALDYLNEEALKLLAKARLEPSQTQLEMGAVACLRVEQLADAHPALRSQLWVCLCNQFGIAPVSRQIAQLDALVSSWHGQAALALPSNYSAVRKHHVILLCKDRNYAHRRY, via the coding sequence ATGGTTTATTCAGCAGTCTTAAAAAAGGGGATAGGAGCCGTGCGAACGGCCCTAACGCAGGCCAACTTGGGTTTACAAGATCCTCAGTTTCGCGAGCACGGTGCTCACACGCCCCAGCCTGATGCTCCGCTCGTGCTCGTGGCGTGTTCCGGGGGGCGAGATTCTATAGCCTTGGCGGCTTTAGCTAGCATTGTATGCCCGACTTTGGGGCTGAGATGCGGTGCTCTTGTAGTCGATCATGGCTTGCTGGAGAATTCGGAACGTATCACTGCCCAAGCCTTGGAAAGCTGCTCGCAGCTGGGCTTAGCACCGTTGGCAAGTCAGCGAATTGCGGTGACTCGCACCCGAGCTGGTTTGGAGGCCGATGCTCGCCAAGCCCGATATAAGGTCTTCATTGAGCAAGCACAGGAGTTGAAGGCATCGGCTGTGCTGTTGGCCCACACTGCCGACGACCAAGCTGAGGGTGTGCTCATTGGTCTTATTCGATCTAGTGGTTTAGGAGCTGTAGCCGGCATGGAAAGCCAAGTCGAGCGCGAAGGCGTGTGCTTCCTGCGGCCCATTTTGGATGTGAGCCGGTCTGAGACCACGCAAATCTGTCAGCAGCTCAATCTGTGTTGGTGGGATGACCCTACCAATGGTGATGATATTGCATCCGGGCAAGAGCTTCCTTCCAGCTATCCCTTGCGATCACGGGTACGCCATGACCTTCTGCCAGCTCTCAGTGAGTTCGCAGATAAAGACATGACAGCTCAACTGGCCCAGACGGCACAGCTGACTCGGGGAGCTCTCGACTATCTGAACGAAGAAGCGCTCAAGTTGCTGGCCAAAGCCCGTCTTGAGCCTTCTCAAACGCAACTGGAGATGGGGGCGGTGGCCTGCCTGCGCGTCGAACAGCTGGCTGACGCTCACCCGGCCTTGCGATCTCAATTATGGGTGTGCCTGTGCAACCAGTTCGGTATTGCACCAGTGAGCCGGCAAATTGCTCAGCTCGATGCGCTGGTTTCTTCTTGGCATGGGCAGGCGGCGCTCGCTCTTCCCAGCAATTACTCAGCTGTTCGTAAGCATCACGTCATTCTCTTATGTAAAGATAGGAACTATGCGCATCGCCGATATTGA
- a CDS encoding D-alanyl-D-alanine carboxypeptidase produces the protein MGTHARRIQHPLWQIVLSVLAVLAVFVGYIFADAYDIIPGPLTVHQKQYWSDSQPVRKVVPPAAVEGKLEGGEPIDVAAAQELIDSLVSSPGVGSDVSVVVMGAKGSVAAEREQDTLRQPASTLKTLTAAAAALSIDMGSSLQTSTYLIQSEDPTPQLVLKGHGDMLLGAGFNDLNHVNGRAGLSSLAQHSAQELKKRSVTKVRLAYDSSFFGEARSPQGIEQSNPDGIYFTPTSTMAVDEGRVRSNQDRDANPDGKGVYVPHDESPEAESARTFMDCLQGQGITVEGELSQETIPTDLQPVASVESAALSEIMAYMLRNSDNTIAELFGRLTAVHEGTENSPKGAVEAITRVLTREGVTLDGAHLADCSGLTPGSAVSAAMLTAVQRLACDGKHGQLAPLVEGLSVVGLIGTAAERGEGSEPNGLVRVKTGTLDQVTSMSGNVSRLKGGILEFAVIVNNPSDMGAAAQAVNTFVSALPRL, from the coding sequence GTGGGAACACATGCGCGCAGAATCCAGCATCCGCTCTGGCAGATAGTACTGAGCGTTCTTGCGGTCCTTGCCGTCTTTGTAGGCTATATTTTTGCTGACGCTTACGATATTATTCCCGGTCCGCTGACCGTGCACCAGAAGCAGTATTGGAGCGATTCCCAACCGGTTCGGAAGGTCGTGCCTCCTGCCGCGGTCGAGGGAAAACTTGAAGGGGGAGAGCCCATCGATGTTGCTGCAGCTCAAGAGCTCATTGATTCCTTGGTGTCTTCTCCTGGTGTGGGTAGCGACGTGTCGGTTGTGGTCATGGGAGCTAAGGGTAGCGTCGCGGCTGAGAGAGAACAAGATACGCTTCGCCAACCAGCATCGACCTTGAAAACTCTTACCGCTGCTGCCGCTGCCTTAAGTATCGACATGGGTTCGAGTCTGCAAACTTCGACCTACCTCATACAATCAGAGGATCCTACACCGCAGTTGGTGCTCAAAGGGCACGGAGACATGCTGTTGGGCGCAGGCTTCAACGATCTCAACCATGTCAACGGTAGGGCAGGCCTGAGCTCTCTAGCCCAGCATAGCGCCCAAGAGCTTAAAAAACGCTCGGTAACCAAGGTAAGACTTGCCTATGATTCCAGCTTTTTCGGAGAAGCGCGTTCGCCCCAAGGCATTGAGCAGAGCAATCCTGATGGTATTTATTTCACACCAACTTCTACGATGGCCGTCGACGAGGGGCGTGTGCGTAGCAACCAAGACAGAGATGCCAATCCTGATGGTAAGGGCGTGTACGTGCCTCACGACGAGAGTCCCGAGGCTGAATCCGCTCGCACCTTTATGGACTGTTTACAAGGGCAGGGAATTACCGTCGAAGGCGAGCTGAGCCAAGAAACCATCCCTACAGACTTGCAGCCTGTGGCTAGCGTAGAGTCCGCGGCTTTGAGTGAAATCATGGCCTATATGTTGCGCAACTCAGATAACACTATCGCTGAACTGTTCGGCAGACTAACTGCTGTGCATGAAGGTACTGAAAACTCGCCTAAAGGGGCAGTTGAAGCAATTACTAGAGTGCTGACACGTGAAGGTGTAACCCTTGATGGTGCCCACTTGGCTGACTGCTCAGGACTGACTCCCGGGTCCGCGGTGAGCGCAGCTATGCTGACTGCCGTACAGCGCTTGGCCTGCGATGGTAAACACGGACAGCTGGCTCCGCTAGTAGAAGGTCTATCGGTAGTTGGCTTGATTGGTACTGCTGCTGAGCGTGGAGAAGGCAGTGAGCCCAACGGTTTAGTTCGTGTGAAAACTGGCACGCTCGACCAGGTGACTTCCATGTCTGGCAATGTCTCGCGCCTTAAGGGCGGCATTTTGGAATTCGCAGTAATTGTCAACAACCCTTCAGATATGGGGGCGGCAGCGCAGGCGGTTAACACCTTCGTGTCGGCCCTGCCCCGGCTCTAG